acaatacaaagaaaataaaacaaacgggaACAAGCACACGCAGCGTGGATGCCGATTGTGCACTCACCGGAAACCGACACCGGAAGGGAACGATGGAAGCTTGACGCGGTGGGGACGtggaaaaagcccaaaacagtggACGGAGGGTGGCGAAACCGATCGCCAGCTAGTCGGAAAACCATCGCAGCAGGGGACGTTGAAGCTCATCACTGGAGGGGCACGAGGAAAGACCTAGCATCGGACGGTGGGCGAAGGAGATCAGCagcgaacacaaaacaaaactggggagagtttgaaagaaaccccCAAAATCAGCACCCACACCGAATGGCACACAAGCAAGGCTACAAGAACATCACACCAAAAACATAgcaaaaaaaacagaaaggaaaggAGTAGAAAACAACCAGAGAGCCCCGCCAAGGACAAAAGCTGAACAAAGAGGAAGGGGTGGCAGAGAAAGGGTAGGGAGGAGGTAACTTGGGccagggacatcaagtaaactacTAGCACCCGATGCAAGGGCAGGCGAGGGGGATGAGGGAGGCAACAAATGGccctccctcctcctctcacCATGGGGGAGGGGGCTTACCTGAGGCTGCGGCGctagagagaaagtgagaaaacccTAAGGCTAGTTGAGAAACAaagtttttggttttcttgataattttgttcttatattttaatcttGTCTTATGGGCTATAGTTGTTAATAAAGTGGGAAAAACTGCATTTTTAGCTTACTAAATAAGCCCTTGACtttcaatcatttgaaaagGTCCCCTGGAGTTGGCATCAACAGGTCTTTCTATGTCAATTTTCAACATCATTTCGAAGCTTTTCAATATTCCCCTCCTCATAGTTGCAACATCATTTGTGGCTGAAGACATAGCAACGAATGGAAACAAGGGATCTAATTCAGGTGAAACTACAATAGATGCTTGAACGGCTTCTAATGAACTTCAGAGCATGCCATATCGAGATCCTTACTTCagtgaaagaataaaaaataagataaatgaCCCtgaatattgaatttgtattcTAAACCTGAAATAATCGGTGAGATTCTGATCAACGtggtttatcttattttcagttatttttaatatatttttcattattctCCTTCCGTCCTCCATCACTCACTGGTCAACAACCGGGTTTTGGTAGAGTCTCACCACCAAGAAGAAGAGAGTAATCATGCCTCCAAGAAAACATCTCTTTTCATTAATCATGATCTACTCTCCATAAAGTACACATAGCATTTAAATAGACATTGTaaaataaaccctaaccctaatttaaCTGACTTTGGGCTGAGCCCAGTATCTAATTATAATAACCCTATTTTGATTGACTATGGACCAAACTCATTATTAAATTGCAAAATacaaactcttaaaatataaaacctaaaTACAACTGCTAAGACCTCTATTAAGAAACCCTAGCTCTCTCCCTTGAACGCCACACAGGTAGGTTTCCCCTGGtttggggaggagggatggccgtttggctgcctccctcctccccgcACTCTCTCCCCTTGGTGAGCTAGCTTATTTACATGATGTCCCTAGCTCTCCTCTGTCGCCCCTTTCTCTCTTTGTCCTATTCTATGGCGTTTCTCCACCGTCCCGCTATGCCCGCCTTGCCTCTCTCCACTGTGCCGCCTTTTCCCATTGCCACTAGCCTCTGCCACATCTCCTCTGGGTTGGGCTTGGCTGTAGATCGATTTCTTTCTGCTCGATCTCCCATCCTCCGTTTGATCCACCTCATCACGTGCCCTGCCGTCCTGCCCTCCGGAGCTGTCCATGTCCATCCCACCTTTTGCTCCGGATCCGTCGCTCCGTCTTTGGTTTGACTCTgttctgttttgtgttttttcctttcttgttttgCCTGTTTTTGTCGTGTTTCTTTCTTGGtgtgtttgtgttttctgttgtttttgcttgtttggCAAACTGTATAGGTGTCGTTCaaggggattcactcaaactctccccccgGTTCTTTGAATCCACAGCCAATCTCCTCCGCACCCGCTTGCCGGCCACCGTCTGCTGCTaggtcttttcacgcgtccccTCTACGATGAGCTTCCAAAGCCACCTTCCGCGTCGGTTTCCAGCCAGCACGCGATTAGCTTCCTTCCGGCTTCCATCATTTCCatagtgtgttttttttcttccattttcccTATTTTGTTGGCttcttttgttgtatttctttttatccctgtatttgtttttttccatttttccaggtacattttttcctattttttgcttgtaataaggctctgttctctctctttgatttgCCTGTTTGTATCTTGATGCTATGTGGGGTATTTGCTCTtagtccagacctttgggttgtagaTGTGAACGATGTCCTAACTTTCGGGTCAAAAAGGATATCctaactctctctccctccactttagtgacgtgccaacatttgacatgtcacaatatatatatattttttcatattgttAGTTTAATTTTCTCGCGCTCGGAAactttatttatgatttttttaattggtgATGTGTTAAAAAACAATTTCCTGTAGACGCGTTactaaaacaacaattttttgtagtgccatCCTAAGTAGTTCCTTGTAGGCAGGTGCTACCATAATCACATTTAAGTAGAATAACCATAGGGATAAGGTTATGATTAGATAGGATAATAGTTGAATTGGAATgcaattccaattcattaggattagattatttaaattagtattagtttatttaatgttaggattatgttattaaaattagagtttatttgaatttgaatattagaaCTTTAGGTGTTATCACTTTAAGCTTATctacttgtatttctatttaaagacTAATGACTATTAATGAGAAGGATAATGAATTAGAGGGGCTCCGGTGTATAGAGGGGACCTCGCTGTTAAAAAAGTAACCATAGAAACGATAGAACCCACGATTTTTTTATCCATTTAGATttactactttttgttttatttatttatttatttatttatttatttaatatgctttttttaatatctaGTATCACTATCAATACAATTTCTTATTTCGCAGTgaaatgcccaaaaaaaaaaaaaaagaagaagaaaaaattgtggTCGGGAAGGTTATAGTAGCAAAAGCCATTAGAGTTTTTAGTTTATACATTGGAAGAATccattttgttattaataaaCTAGGAAAGGGAAAAGGAATAACAGAAAGAAAGGAAATCAATTAGTTATTCATCGAAGTTTCATTTATTCAATGACCAGAATTAAACGAGGATATATAGCTCGGAGACGTAGAACAAAAATTCGTTTATTTGCATCAAGCTTTCGAGGGGCTCATTCAAGACTTACTAGAACTATTACTCAACAGAAAATAAGAGCTTTGTTTTTGGCTTAGAATTATTCTTCGAAACATTCACAAGAGTTGTCTTATAGCAATTAGATTACATACATCTAGTTCGGCTTCTCCTCCCCTAaccaatctatatatatttttttaatttaacttttgttttttgtaaatttttattttttcttttattatttgacCACATGGGTACAATCAATCTACATGTACAAATTTATTAGATCGAATCATTGCATCGAAATATCAGTATTTGATTGAGAGAAACCCCAtccctctctttccttttttacgTCCCCATGTCCCCCCGTGTGGCGACATGGGGGCGAAAAAAGGAGATCCTATCAACTTGTTCCGACCTAGGAAAATAAGCTCATGAGCTTAGTCTTACTTCACCGTCAAGAAACGAAAGAAGACTTCCATCTCCAAGTTTAACCCAGACGTAGCTCGCTTCTTTTTGGGTGTGAAGCAGTGTCAAACCAAAATACCCAACAAGCGTTAGCTCTCCCTGAAAAGGAGGTGATCCAGCCGCACTTTCCAGTATGGCTACCTTGTTACGACTTCACTCTAGTCACTAGCCTTGCCTTCGGCATCCCCTTCCTTGTGGTTAAGGTAACAACTTCGGGCATGTCCAGCTCCCATAGTGTGACGGACGGTGTGTACAAGGCCCGGGAACGAATTCACCATTGTATGGTTGACTGAAATCCTTGTGGTTTGTATCCAGCCCCAAATTCACTTGTGGTTTGTCTCTAGCCCTAATTAGAGTTCATGAGTTCATTATCAATACTATTTCTAGTCTCATTTCCATATTCATCCACTATTCATCCCTTTCATTTGAAATTACCTGTCAATTTGTATCAGAGCAACCGAATTCCCCATTCAAAATTGCCCAAAACCACCATCAACCTTTCACTGCAAAGCCAACAATGTCTGTCAAAGTCCTCTTGAGTGTAGATCAGCTAGAAGCAATTCGGGAAGCACTTCTTGAGCTTAAGGATCGGATGATCGAGCAAGTGAGTGAGTGTTTCAAGCAATTCCGGCTTGACAACATTTCAGCACTTGCCGTCCCACTCGCCCAACCCAAGACCCGCAAACAGCCCCAAGTTATCCAAAAAGAAAGGATGGAAGTctaatttcctttttaattcttttctttaggTGGGACTTTGAGtcatgtataaattttttttagtggtaTTAGTTTAAATTTCTAATTCTATTTAGTcggaccttgaggacaaggtcctTTTAAGGGGTAGGAATGATAGGGATAAAGCTATGATTAGATAGGATAATAGTTGAATTGGAATgcaattccaattcattaggattatattatttaaattagtattagtttatttaatattaggattatgttttttttgacatgtccacacaaggaaagggggaggggggattcgaactagtgatctccgcttcattaggcgtggtccacagccgattgagctaccccttggggacaatattaggattatgttattagaATTATAGTGGatttgtatttctatttaaagacCATTTGGCTTTTAATGAGAAGGAGATCGAATTAAACGTATGTCCCCAATTGGATTCATTTGTGTGGTTTGTCTCGAGCCCTAATTGGATTCACTTGTGGTTTGTCTCCAGCCTTAATTGTAGTTCATCATCAATACCATTTTTCTACATTCATCCACTATTCATCCCTTTCATTGGAAATACTCTATCAGAAACATCATTCTTTCATAAATATCAAGATAAAACTTCTTATTCAACAATTTTTGTaacaatcctaagtccctttagagtatttttagttgacttgtagattttttttttaaaaaaagggttggcttaggttaacaatgagaatggacgaattaaaaatatataataataatacataataataatagtaataataataataataataataataataataataagtaaataaaataaaagagttaaatataataatagtaataatatatatatatatattgaagccCGGCCCTAGGCGCCgactaccaaaagaaaaaaaaaaacctaagctCCTTGAAAACCTATTTCCTCTGATCTTCTACTCGGCCTATTNNNNNNNNNNNNNNNNNNNNNNNNNNNNNNNNNNNNNNNNNNNNNNNNNNNNNNNNNNNNNNNNNNNNNNNNNNNNNNNNNNNNNNNNNNNNNNNNNNNNCAGGAGGATGGCAGAGTTTGACAAGAGGTTCATCAACCTGGAGATGGAGCGGAAGAATAAAGGGAAGGACACCTTTGTGGACAAGATGTTGCAGGGAACCGGTTCACCTTTTTCCCTGCGGGTGGAGGAATACCGGTTGCCTGAAAAATTCAAGACCCCTCCTATGATGAGTTATAAGGGTGTCGGAGATCCAATCAAACACTTGAAAGATTTTCGGTCACATGTGCACCTCCTTGGCATCCCAGACGAGGTGGCTTGTAGGGCCTTTCCCCTCACTTTATCAGGAATTGCCCAGAACTGGTTCAGGAAGCTGCCCCCGGGCTCAGTCGACAAATTTGAGGATCTAGGCCGGGTATTCTTAACTCAGTTTATGACTTCACGGATCCGGAAGAAACCACCGTCTTATTTGCTAACTCTGAAGCAACACAGTGATGAAACCCTGAAGCAATTTATAACTCGGTTCAACCTAGAGAAGACAGAAATTGAAGAACCTTCAGATGACCTGATATACTCGGCAATTTATCATGGGCTCTTGACCAAAGAGCCGGTGATGAGGAAGATGGCGCGAATACCACCGAGCAATCTACAGGAATTGATGAGCAAGGTACAAGAGTTCATCAATGAGGCTGATGTTCTAGAGGCGATAGATAGCACGAGACATTCGAgacaaaaagaagataaaaacaagGAAGACTACTTCTAGGATTGGGTGTAGTAGTGACAAGAAATAGCAAGAAGGAACGCGGAGCATTTGAAGAAGTACTATTAGTAGTACGCCCAGagtttggtttatttatgcttttattattttactgtctttcaataataaatttgatttaaataaagagtaatgttgaTTTAAGCATCGGAGTGTCCTCGGTCCCCCGAGGAccccctttgacaattactCTTTGGTAGACAGGATAAGGAGAAAACCTTAGACAAAAACAAGGAGCTACCTCTAGGTGAAAGGGGCGTAAAGGTTCATTCccggagacaaggagaaaactttGGGCAAAAACGAGGAcaaagagaaaaccttgggcaaaaacgaGGACaatgagaaaaccttgggcaaaaataagaatagggagacaaccctctaaaacaaggacaaggagataaccttgggcaaaaacaattaacgggagacaacctggtcaaaaaacaagaagattcATTCTCGgcaacaaggagaaaaccttgggtaaaaacaattaacgggagacaacctggtcaaaaaacaagaagacacATTTTCGgcaacaaggagaaaaccttgggtaaaaacaattaacggaaGACAACCCAGTAAAAAACAAGGAAACAAGGAGAAAACTTTGGACAAAAATAAGAAATCATCCCAAGGCGAACGGGGAACAAAGGTTACTCTATcgaaagacttataaattacAGCTTAAAGGTTATtgttgtagtgtcccagaattttcaaagctatttaaatagattattttgataatgatgttattttaatatccattgtagctaaggattttaattcttggaaaatttatgagagtggtaattagagaatggtaattggtgaaataataagatagtaaatggtaggtataaggatggtagaataagaaggtagaatagtatagggtaggtagaatagtatagggtaggtagaatagtataaggttggtgaaatagtatagggttggtgaaatagtatagggttggtgaaatagtaaaatgagggtataattgtaaattgaaggtagaatagtgtttgattttctcctataaatagagctcttctccttcacaattttcaccactaatctcctctcccatctcttgcatatattcttccttcttccgctttttactcggtctttcttctttctaagagtgtttactcagaacagagagagaaagggcgagaccaagcgctacaagaaagaaagaacacaagagatagcggactttagaaagtagtttcaaaag
This window of the Corylus avellana chromosome ca5, CavTom2PMs-1.0 genome carries:
- the LOC132181583 gene encoding uncharacterized protein LOC132181583; this encodes MAEFDKRFINLEMERKNKGKDTFVDKMLQGTGSPFSLRVEEYRLPEKFKTPPMMSYKGVGDPIKHLKDFRSHVHLLGIPDEVACRAFPLTLSGIAQNWFRKLPPGSVDKFEDLGRVFLTQFMTSRIRKKPPSYLLTLKQHSDETLKQFITRFNLEKTEIEEPSDDLIYSAIYHGLLTKEPVMRKMARIPPSNLQELMSKVQEFINEADVLEAIDSTRHSRQKEDKNKEDYF